CCGTGTAGCGCAGCGTCGTCTGGATCACCGGCTGGTCCCAGTCGGCGACGCCCTCCTTCGGTACCAGCGTCGGCCCGATCGCCGGATGGTCCATCAGGTTGCGCCCGACGCCCTCGCTGACGTGCGTCTCCGCGATCCCCAACCGCTCGAGCACGTCGCGCGGTCCGATGCCCGACCGCACCAGCATCGCCGGCGTGTGGATCGCGCCTCCCGCGAGCACGACGTGCCGCGCGCTGATCGTCGCCATCGCCCCGCCCTGCGTCCGCACTTCGACGCCGCGCGCCTCGCCGTGTTCGAACACCACGCGCCGCACCGACGTGTCCGCCATGATCCGCAGATTTGCGCGTCCCCGCGCCGGCCCCAAATACGCGATCGCCGTGCTGATGCGCAGCGTCCCCTGCTTGTTCATCGGATGCGGCGCGTAGCCCGTGTCATCCGGATCGTTGTGGTCGCCGCACGCCGGATACCCCAACTCCGCGCACGCATCCAGGTACGCCGCCTGGTACGGCACCAACTCGTCGCGCGTGTGCCGCCGGATCGGCAACGGCCCCGCATCCCCGTGATACGGCGCACCACCGAAGTCCAGGTCGCACTCGAGCCGGATGAACGCCGGCAACACGTCCTGCCACCCCCACCGCGCGCATCCCGCGCGCACCCACTCGTCGTAGTCCGCAGGCACGCCGCGCAGCGCGATCGCCGTATTTACCGCCGAAGAGCCGCCGGTGACGCGCCCGCGCGCGAACGGCTGATCCGGCCGGCTCGTCGATGTCGGCGTATAACGAAGCCGCCAGTCGTGGTCGGTGAACGAACCGTGATTGACGTTGCGCAGGTCTTCCGGCAACGCCTCGACGTTCGGATAATCCGGCCCCGCCTCGATCAGCAACACGCGGATCGAAGGATCCTCGCTGAGGCGCGCCGCCACGACGCTTCCCCCCGCCCCCGCCCCAACGACGATCAGATCGTAGTCATACGTCTCCGCCATGGCCGCGAGTATACCGGCGATGTCGATCACTCTCGATCCCACCTCCCGATCTCCGACTTCCCGCCTCCCGCTTCCCGCGTCCCGCCTCCAACATCCCAACCTCCGCCCTTCGACCGAGCCGCGGCGTCTGCCCAACGTCCCCCATCCGTACCCTGCCCTTGCCCG
The window above is part of the Dehalococcoidia bacterium genome. Proteins encoded here:
- a CDS encoding GMC family oxidoreductase N-terminal domain-containing protein — its product is MAETYDYDLIVVGAGAGGSVVAARLSEDPSIRVLLIEAGPDYPNVEALPEDLRNVNHGSFTDHDWRLRYTPTSTSRPDQPFARGRVTGGSSAVNTAIALRGVPADYDEWVRAGCARWGWQDVLPAFIRLECDLDFGGAPYHGDAGPLPIRRHTRDELVPYQAAYLDACAELGYPACGDHNDPDDTGYAPHPMNKQGTLRISTAIAYLGPARGRANLRIMADTSVRRVVFEHGEARGVEVRTQGGAMATISARHVVLAGGAIHTPAMLVRSGIGPRDVLERLGIAETHVSEGVGRNLMDHPAIGPTLVPKEGVADWDQPVIQTTLRYTASGSSDFNDMQLEPLSFMHIPGGRLLMGLAACVFKSYSRGRLEFDSGDIDARPRIVMDYLSDERDYEKLRDGVMRAMDLVHTRAVGAVSEGVRRPTEQELSDSAVLETWIRRNSSTGAHPSCTARMGPDDDPLAVCDERGVVRGVRGLRIADASLMPVVPSANTNVPTIMIGERIGEWVRGELGR